The proteins below are encoded in one region of Effusibacillus dendaii:
- the nuoK gene encoding NADH-quinone oxidoreductase subunit NuoK translates to MEPTIVRYLLLAAVLFCLGLFGVLWKRNIIIVLVSIELMLNAVNINLVAFSRLGLSPNINGQIFALFVMVIAACEVAVGLAVLIAIYRNRSSSDIKDMNLTKW, encoded by the coding sequence ATGGAACCGACAATTGTTCGATATCTCCTGTTGGCGGCGGTTTTGTTCTGCCTCGGGCTGTTCGGGGTTTTATGGAAACGGAACATTATCATCGTGCTGGTTTCGATCGAGTTGATGCTGAATGCGGTTAATATTAATTTGGTCGCATTTTCAAGGCTTGGTTTATCGCCCAATATAAACGGTCAAATATTCGCATTGTTTGTTATGGTAATAGCAGCTTGTGAAGTAGCGGTCGGTTTGGCAGTTTTGATTGCAATTTATCGCAATCGCAGTTCCAGCGATATTAAAGATATGAATCTTACGAAATGGTAA
- a CDS encoding NADH-quinone oxidoreductase subunit J gives MMLPVLNGQMIAFILISLVLIGSAVAMLFSRKVIYMALLIGGVFIGAAAIYILLDADFVGFAQILIYAGAITILMLFAIMLTHHGEQNEKQGKGHTVFAVISAGGLLVLLYWGFNSIDWSKWNQLSPKTPNPVWGDNSVQAIGNAIYTSYVIPFELISVVLIVSLVGAVILARKGEE, from the coding sequence ATGATGTTGCCTGTCCTTAATGGTCAAATGATTGCTTTCATTCTGATCAGTTTGGTACTGATTGGTTCGGCGGTCGCTATGCTGTTTTCCAGAAAAGTAATCTATATGGCTCTCTTGATCGGCGGCGTTTTTATCGGTGCAGCCGCGATCTACATTTTGCTTGATGCGGATTTTGTCGGGTTCGCCCAGATACTGATCTATGCGGGCGCGATTACGATCTTGATGCTGTTTGCGATCATGTTGACCCATCATGGGGAGCAAAACGAGAAACAGGGAAAAGGGCATACCGTTTTTGCCGTCATTTCGGCGGGAGGTCTGCTTGTCTTGCTGTACTGGGGATTCAACAGCATCGACTGGTCAAAATGGAATCAGTTGTCCCCGAAGACTCCCAATCCTGTTTGGGGAGACAACTCGGTGCAGGCGATCGGAAATGCAATCTACACCAGTTACGTGATTCCGTTTGAATTAATTTCGGTAGTTTTGATCGTGTCGTTAGTTGGGGCAGTCATTCTTGCTCGAAAGGGGGAAGAATGA